The following nucleotide sequence is from Corticium candelabrum chromosome 19, ooCorCand1.1, whole genome shotgun sequence.
TGAATTTCCAGAACACAGAGCAAATGTTGAACGGTTTTGTCATGTCATTATTGATCCAAAGGGCCCATTTGCGGAATGTCACCCTTATACCGCCCCCGGTTTGGCGTACAAGAAATGTGTCCTGATGGGTTGTTTGCATTGTGGAAATAGGACAGACTCTTGCTCCGCAATTCGATCATATCAAATTCAATGCcaacaatgcaacaaaaaATTCCACTCTGTGATTGTGGCCGAATGCTGTAAGCCTTTTGTCTAAGTATCTTTAGCAGAATGAGTTCTAGTTGTATTTTCCATTTGTAGATAAGCCGTGCAGTCTTCTGGAAGCTCCCACTCATGGTTTCAAAGTTGGCGATGGACACTCTCCAGGAGATGTCGTCAAATTTGGCTGCTATACCGGATACAGTCTGTCCGGGTCAATTTCCCGTACGTGCCATACCAACGGTACCTGGAGCGGTCAACCTGCAAAATGTACTGGTAAGGTATTTGTAAAGTACAATGACAGCCTGTCTAATAAAATGAAACGATTTAATCAATGAATCAATGTTAATTATCTTACATCataataattaacattaattctTTTTAAAATGCATTAGAATATAATATGcttgaaaaataaaatatgtaattattataatcaaaatagaaatttgtaattattataaacaacCGCTATGATTTGCACTTTTCTTTGCAGACATCAACGAATGCCATGATCGTCCATATCCATGTAATCCCACTTCCAGTTACTGCGTCAATACTGATGGCAGCTACAAATGCAAGTGCAGAACTCCATGTTACTATTCGAATGGAGATTCTTGTCAATTGGCTAAGTGCCGTAAACTCGTACTTCCCGATCATGTTGAGATAGTAGGAGGAAAGGGAGTTCCATGTAGAACTACTTATAATTTTGCGTGCTCATCTGGATACAGGTTATCTGGCCCAAACAACATCACGTGTTTCGCAGGAAATTGGAGCGATGCACCTCCATCATGCGTAGGTCAGTGTTGGAAAATAAAACGATTTAGTCAATGAATCAATGTTAATTATCCTACATCATACAATAATCAGCATTAAGTTTATTTTTTGAATGCATTAGAATATAATATGCTTGAATAATatgtaattattataattaaaatagaaaattgtaattattatataCAACCGCTATGATTTTGCACTTTTCTTTGCAGACATCAACGAATGCCATGATCGTCCATATCCATGTGATCCCACTTCCAGTTTTTGCGTCAATACTGATGGCAGCTACAAATGCAAGTGCAGGGCTCCATGTTACCATTCGAATGGAGATTCTTGTCAATTGGCTAAGTGCCCTGATCTCGTACTTCCCTATCATGTTGAGATAGTAGGAGGAAAGGAAGTTCCATGTAAAACTACTTTTGAGTTTTCGTGCTCATCTGGATACAGGTTATCCGGCCCAAACAACATCACGTGTTTCGCAGGAAATTGGAGCGATGCACCTCCATCATGCGTTGGTCAGTGTTGGAAAATAAAACGATTTAGTCAATGAATCAATGTTAATTATCTTACATCATACAATAATCAgcattaattttattttttaaatgcATTAGAATATAATATGCTTGAAAAATATGTAATTATTATATACAACCGCTATGATTTGCACTTTTCTTTGCAGACATCAACGAATGCCATGATCGTCCATGTGATCCCACTTCCAGTTACTGCGTCAATACTGATGGCAGCTACAAATGCAAGTGCAGAGCTCCGTGTTACCATTGGAATGGAGATTTTGTCAATTGGCTAGGTGCCCTGGACTCGTACTTCCCGATCATGTTGAGATAGTAGGAGGAAAGGAAGTTCCATGTAAAACTACTTATGAGTTTTCGTGCTCGCTTGGATACAGGTTATCTGGCCCAAGCAACATCACGTGTTTCGCAGGAAATTGGAGCGATGCACCTCCATCATGCGTAGGTTAGTATTTGCATATTGAAATGGCGCTTCTTATTCTATTCAAGTCAATCAGTACGATTGATATGATTTTAAACATTTTGgtaattgaaaattaaaaattacttAATGCCgtttatgttgtgttatgCAGACATTGACGAATGCCGTAAAAAGTCACATGTCTGTGACCGAGATAGTCACTGTGTCAATACTAATGGCAGCTACAAATGCTTGTGCGATCCATGTTACTCTTGGAATGGAGATTCTTGTGAAGTAATTCAGTGCCCTAGTTTCCCACCTCCTGCCCATGCCAGACTAAAATATGGTGGAAACGAAGGAGGGCACACAGCTTGTAACACTACTGTCAGGTTCGAGTGCTTACCTGGTTACAACCTTTCTGGACCAAGCGAAATCACATGTAAAAATACGGGAAATTGGAGCGACGCGCTTCCATCATGTTTAGGTTAGTGGTTGCTTCCTAATGACAGATTGTCTAATAACATAGAACGATTTAGTCAATGAATCAATGTCAATTATCTTACATCataataattaacattaattctTTTTAAAATGCATTAGAATATAATATGcttgaaaaataaaatatgTAATTATTATAATCAACATAgaaatttgtaattattataaacaacCGCTATGATTTGCACTTTTCTTTGCAGACATCAACGAATGCCATGATCGTCCATATCCATGTGATCCCACTTCCAGTTACTGCGTCAATACTGATGGCAGCTACAAATGCAAGTGCAGAACTCCATGTTACTATTCGAATGGAGATTCTTGTCAATTGGCTAAGTGCCCTGAACTCGTACTTCCCAATCATGTTCAGATAGTAGGAGGAAAGGGAGTTCCATGTAGAACTACTTATGAGTTTGCGTGCTCATCTGGATACAGGTTATCTGGCCCAAACAACATCACGTGTTTCGCAGGAAATTGGAGCGATGCACCTCCATCATGCGTTGGTCAGTGTTGGAAAATAAAACGATTTAGTCAATGAATCAATGTTAATTATCTTACATCATACAATAATCAGCATTAAGTTTATTTTTTGAATGCATTAGAATATAATATGGTTGAAAAATatgtaattattataattaaaatagaaatttgtaattattatataCAACCGCTATGATTTGCACTTTTCTTTGCAGACATCAACGAATGCCATGATCGTCCATATCCATGTGATCCCACTTCCAGTTACTGCGTCAATACTGATGGCAGCTACAAATGCAAGTGCAGAGCTCCATGTTACCATTCGAATGGAGATTCTTGTCAATTGGCTAGGTGCCCTGAACTCGTACTTCCCGATCATGTTGAGATAGTAGGAGGAAAGGAAGCTCCATGTAAAACTACTTTTGAGTTTTCGTGCTCGCTTGGATACAGGTTATCTGGCCCAAGCAACATCACGTGTTTCGCAGGAAATTGGAGCGAGGCACCTCCATCATGCGTAGGTTAGTATTTGCATATTGAAATGCGCTTCTTATTCTATTCAAGTCAATCAGTACGATTGATTTGACTTTAAACATTTTGgtaattgaaaattaaaaattacttAATGCCgtttatgttgtgttatgCAGACATTGACGAATGCCGTGAAAAGTCACATGTCTGTGACCGAGATAGTCACTGTGTCAATACTAATGGCAGCTACAAATGCTTGTGCGATCCATGTTACTCTTGGAATGGAGATTCTTGTGAAGTAATTCAGTGCCCTAGTTTCCCACCTCCTGCCCATGCCAGACTAAAATATGGTGGAAACGAAGGAGGGCACACAGCTTGTAACACTACTGTCAGGTTCGAGTGCTTACCTGGTTACAACCTTTCTGGACCAAGCGAAATCACATGTAAAAATACGGGAAATTGGAGCGACGCGCTTCCATCATGTTTAGGTTAGTGGTTGCTTCCTAATGACAGATTGTCTAATAACATAGAACGATTTAGTCAATGAATCAATGTCAATTATCTTACATCataataattaacattaattctTTTTAAAATGCATTAGAATATAATATGCTTGAAAAATGAAATATGTAATTATTATAATCAAAATAgaaatttgtaattattataaacaacCGCTATGATTTGCACTTTTCTTTGCAGACATCAACGAATGCCATGATCGTCCATATCCATGTGATCCCACTTCCAGTTACTGCGTCAATACTGATGGCAGCTACAAATGCAAGTGCAGAGCTCCATGTTACCATTCGAATGGAGATTCTTGTCAATTGGCTAGGTGCCCTGAACTCGTACTTCCCGATCATGTTGAGATAGTAGGAGGAAAGGAAGCTCCATGTAGAACTACTTATAATTTTGAGTGCTCATCTGGATACAGGTTATCCGGCCCAAACAACATCACGTGTTTCGCAGGAAATTGGAGCGATGCACCTCCATCATGCGTAGGTCAGTGTTGGAAAATAAAACGATTTAGTCAATGAATAAATGTTAATTATCCTACATCATACAATAGTCAGCATTAAGTTTATTTTTTGAATGCATTAGAATATAATATGCTTGAAAAATatgtaattattataattaaaataaagaTTTGTAAATATTATATACAACCGCTATGATTTGCACTTTTCTTTGCAGACATCAACGAATGCCATGATCGTCCATATCCATGTGATCCCACTTCCAGTTACTGCGTCAATACTGATGGCAGCTACAAATGCAAGTGCAGAGCTCCATGTTACCATCCGGATGGAGATTCTTGTCAATTGGCTAAGTGCCCTAAACTCGTACTTCCCGATCATGTTGAGATAGTAGGAAGAAGGGAAGTTCCATGTAAAACTACTTTTGAGTTTGCTTGCTCACCTGAATACAACTTATCTGGCCCAAGGAACATCACATGTATCGCCGGAGAATGGGAAAAGGGACCTCCATCGTGCGTAGGTCAGtgttgacattaattaattaacaaaatggCAACTTTGTCGATGGAGTCAATGTTAAATACCTTAAACAATTTAATAGATGACCTCAATTTTGTTAAATGTATACTTGAATTTTAATATGATTTATTaggttaatttaatttatgtaattaaataaatgaatgTCATTATCAACCTATCAATATTGTAAGTATATTTCTTTGCTTGCAGGCGGTGTTGTTTATACTGTTGAGGGACGAGTAAGAGATGCCTCTACTAAGAACTTCATTAGTGGAGCAGTCGTTTTTCTTGGACAGAGATCAGCAACCTCAAACAGCGAAGGCGTTTTCCGGTTTTCCAACGTTCCTGCTCATAATTACGTATTGAATGCATCTGCAGATAGCTATGTGTCTAACTCAAAAAGACTTAAAGTAACTGGCAATATTGAGAAAGGCACAGTTGCCGACATTATTCTCACTGCACTGTTGGAATCAGGTAgacagaattaattaattgccaatcgtgttatgtgacgtcattatcTACTTAGATACTTGGAAGATCGTAGTTTCGTGGGGTGAAGAACCAAGTGATCTCGATGCCTACTTGGTACTCCCAGACCCTGATAGTCCTCACGTCAGTTACAACAACATGACAGTAATATCTAAATCTGGAATGATCACTTTGGATACCGATAGCAAGAAGAAATACGGCCATGAAACTATAACAAGTATGCACTGCATTATAATCGATATATCTATCTGGATAACAAACGAAGacattatataattttattttgtagtTACCAATGGAGTTGAGCCTGGCGCATACGGTCATTATGTTGATTCATATGCAGTTCCGAATTATGATTTTCGCAAAGGAAATGGAACTGTAGAGCTATACAACGGGAACACTAAAGTGGCCAACATTCGTTTGCCATATCATAGCCAATTGAAACACTGGGTAACATTCCAAATATTTACTTCACTCAAAAAGTTCCAAGTTATTAACGAGATCACCAATGATTATCAAGACTTGCttgcagacaaagaaaaagaatttCGTCGTCAACAGACTCAAGGCTAAACAGCTTTTTTTGCTATATGTTGTCTGTAATATGCTGACTGGTTTGTAGTACAGTTCCATCTTCTGTAACGATGGGCGTATGGATGCTTGCTCTGTTGTCTTATGTCACGTGTCTATTTCTTTGCGATGTTGCTTTCGTACTGCTGTTCTCGATTATTTGTACTGTTTCTGTCTTGGAGTGAAATTTGTTAAACACGATGCTCAAATCACAttactgtgtctgtctacaagTTTCAATCAAAATTTGTGGAAAAGAACGTTTACGTTTCTAGAGTTGTTGTACTAAAGTATAGTACAAAGCGAAATGTCGTTTATCTCTTCAGCCTTTCAACTTAGCGTGATTACTTGTTGTCTGTGTAAGTTATAGACTTCAATAACGTATGGTATTATTCTAGTCACACGAGGACGCGTTTCTAATTaatgtatacaaatattttcaaCAATTTATTTCATTCCTTAACTTGTTTGTCGTATAATTGAAGTTTTTGCAATTTATGCCATTTGCGCGtttttgtaaacaaacattcaTTCACAGCCGTCTAATCTTACAAAAGAAATTAATTGAAGGTTTCAGAGTCAATTTCTAATTTAACTTAAACGTGATGGATGCGTGTTTATTAGGTTTCTAGCTGTTACAAACAACGGCAATTATGACTAAGAAATCGACGATTCTTTCCTAACTCTTACATGTATTTGGAGTACATACCTACATAAATATATGCATTATCATATGTACTGACCATCGCAAAATTAAAACCCACTTCCAACATGTGACTATACCAAAAGTTTAAATGACCaaaaaattattataataGCTTTTGGAGAAATATTTTAGAATGCAGTTTATTGCAAATTTGGTAACTGCAGAAGGTAGCAGCAAACGCCCGTCACCCTAGTTATTAGACAGAACGGAGGGTGGCAGTGCAGGCAGTGTGGCGTGAAACTTCCCTAGAGAGACTGCGTGCACTAGTAGAGAGTGTTCCCCGACGAGTTGAATCAATCCGGAAAGCAAGAGCAAGAAGCACGAAGTATTAGAGAAATGAGATGACATCTAAGAAACAACCCACAGCTTTTGTATACGCCAAAACAGTCTCAAAGAGGTCATTCTGCAAAGACGCCCACGCAAACTCCGCTTGCATTTGCTTCGTAAATTTCCAACTTCTCAAACAACATTTGTCGCTATAGTTACTATATAATATAGCCTATTTGTAAAACACTGATTATAGGTTTTAATGGGTAAATTGATTTGGGAAACTTCCGGTTTGGTCACGTGCAGTGGGAAGCTTTCAATTTAGCAATGGTCTGTACCTACTATATATACTTAGAAAgcttatacagtatatacgtGAACACACCCATTTCTTCCGAATTTCATGTAATCTTATAGGCGCGTCTTGCTACTTCTGAAAATATGAcacttttaattaaaacagtgAAAAAATTAGGTACCACAATCAGGTGCCAAACAGTATGTAGGAACTCGTTTGTATAACCCAAAATTCTAACAGCAGCCTCGGAAGCAAAATGTACAATTACTTCTCTATATTGAAAAGTTTAGTTTTTAGAGCAGGCTAAACATAAGTATTGTCTTGAGGTAAAGTCACAACAGAAAGGATGCACATTACAGTTTTAGTTCTAAGTATCATTTCATTACTgaataatttttgattaattCACTTTATTAgactaaacaaaaattaaaaagatGACCAACAACGCATATAAACTTTGGGGTACAGAACCTCAAAAAGTCCCACTTAGCTATGCCACTGCAGTGACCGAGTGAAACAGTATTAACAAAatcagattaattaaattttaatttctaCGCAATTTACATATTAGCATCGTCACTCGTCGCTATCCAATAGAACAGGGGCGTAGCTATTGGCGAGACCTGGGAAGGCGCAgatatttttaaaaactaacccaaaaccaacccaaactccccactctacaaaaagtctagaacgtcatcaaagcaatctacagacagTCTCTCTCTCCAATTATCTTCGCATTATACAACCAGAGTTTAAAAGAAAGCCGTTGGCGGAAATAGGACGTGGCCTGGCTTATTGTGAGGTGACTGTGTAatgttgttcttctgcagattgattttaaaatctggaGACTAGACAGCAACCACAAGCCCAGACTTTAACAACTAGTGAATAAAACACACCTCCATTCTCACTAACAATGTCTTTATATgagctgtctttctctctttctccagcttcTGCCGCAACCCCTGCTTGACAAGCTGCCTTTACCATATATGTTGGTTGGAGAGAGAATTTCTTACTGTGATGTCGAAGTAAGTCGGTTGCCCTCTCTCAAAATCTGAATGGTATACATCTCTTGGTCTTGCATTCGAGTCACCACAAAGCCGTTGTTCACGACGACAATTGGCATTATTAGATAATAGTGCTTCGAATACTACGTCAGCAAGAGCGTTGTGTCGTCTATTTCTCCAGTTTCCCTCTCCGCAACCCAGTAGATGGTCCCCAAAACTGTCTAAAATCTGTCCACAAGAACAACGCTTTGAGCTTGGAGGAGGTGGGAAGAAAGGTATCCCCAACCATGTGCGAACAGCGATTATGAACTCCCTCTGGGGCATGGCAAGGCTGAGATTGGGGTTGGGTATTGCCCTTACTCATGCTCCAGCGTGAGGAGCAGATATCGTGTTTAGTCCAGCACGATCTCTCAAACTTGCTTTCTCTAAGATGGCCATATGGTTGTTGAAAGCTTGGTGTCCAGGAGACGTTGTAGGTCACGTTGACTACTCGAGGTAAGATCAATGGTGTCAAGCGAGTCAGGCACAAGACTTCGAATATGATCCTTAGCAGCAGACTCTCCAGGAAAAGCACTAAAGTCAGGCAACGAATAATTAATATTGGGCGCTGACTCCTCCAGAAGTGGCGTAGTTGGTAGAAGACGAGAACATATTAACCGAACGAAGTTACAGTTACCAATGAATGCAGAAGAGGACATTCTCACCGCCTCTTGTAGGCCTAGTCCCCCTGACGAACAGGCAATGAAGCCTGCAACCAAGACATGTCTGAGGTGGAACATCGAATGATGGCATCAAGACATACCCGTAGGTTTGAATCAAATTTGGCCAGTTGCTGGATACCTTTGTTTGGTGGAACTGTTCTCAGCAAATTATTGATCTTGCAAGAGGATAGACAAGATCGTAGTAGTAGCGGCTGTATCTGGGGATCATCCATATCCAATAATTTCTCCTGACATTGAAGGACTTTGTCTACACGTTTAGCGATGTGGCCACAGTAGTGCTCTTCTGATCCAAAGACTGGAGATCCAACAAACTCTACACCACCCACTGACTCAACAACACGTTGAACTTCAAAAGAAAATTCCGAAAATTTTTGATCTCCAGAGGGCCAGAACACTTCATATTTGGTGGGATTGAAAAGAAGGCCAAAGGAAGGACCTCTAGACTGCAGAAGATGGAAAAGTTGAGCAATTGCAGGTCGAGGTCCAATGAACGTACCATCATCAAGATACCAAAGTTGAAATGGAACTTTTCCAGCTGACCCTATGTCATCCATCAGTTCCAAAACCACAAGTGAAAATAGAAGAGGCCCCAAAGGGTCACCTTGTTGAACTCTGCCTGATGATTGAAGGCGATGGTTTCCAAAACGAAGCTCTCTCTTAGAGTGGTAGCACCACAGTGCCCAAGAATATATTTCAGGAAGTTTTTTCCGAAGACGAAGCAGAAAAGAGTCTCTAAAACAGTTATTGAAAGCATTGGACATGTCTATCTTTATGCAACAAATACTTGGATCTTGACCATGATCATCAATGAACTTAGACAAAAGGTGGATTGCTGCCTCCATACCAGACTTGGTGCCAGTTCCCACTTGGCCATAGGGAAGAAGAATGTCGGGCGGCTTTGACCTTACAACCAAGCAGCAAACCCGGCTAACCAAACTTCGTAGAGTTTCACCTACAGCAATGGGACGAACTCATTGGCCtccctttatatatatatatatatatatatatatatatatatatatatatatatatatatatatatatatcataaaCACTGAATTGTCAGATATCAGTTGCGTTGTTTCGTGTTGTAGTCGTGCAAAATGTGCCTTGAGCATGACAACCGTAATGCTAGAGCATATGACAAAACGTCTAGATCTAGAGTCTGAGCTATTGGGGGAAATGGCAGTTGTTCAGGTGTCGACAACTATGCAAATGCGGTTTAACTATCGCAGTTAGACAGAGATAACTCCACTCCGAAACGTAGCGCGCTCATCGAAAAGAAGTGTAAATACGTAGCCCTGCATCCGTAACCGTGTCATTGCGCTCATAGCCTCTGTGACATTTAAGGTCGAGGCTAGTCGACCCTTTTCGTCCGGCTTAGCTCCGGCGACTCTGAGGTCGTACGCTACCGGTCAATCCCGGTACCGCTGATTCTGCCAAAGACTCTCGATTCTTCCACTGCCTACGTCCGAACGTACTCTGTGTCGTTCCGTCGCGGCTCTCAAGTAACAACAGCATTATGCATAAGACCATCAAATACTTTTCGAGGTGCTAAAACTATGGTGTGATCGTGAAGTTAATCCCACTGTTGGAGCTCTGGTGAAAGCCTGTAAAAATAAAGGAGTGAATGCTGAAGTAAGATGTCGGAAAGCTCTCGATCTTATTCCCAAGTAAAACTCGATTTATCAGCTCACATCAGTGTGATAACTTGTGTACAACTTGAGCGTCTTATATATACTGCACCATATCAAATAGCATTGCAGAATGCATTCCGAGCAGAATGCATTCCGAGCAGAATGCATTCCGAGCAGCATTCATTAGCTAGTTTTAGtgtttttcttttttgcttttttgtgGTAGCTATAGGTTATTGGAAGGTAAAATGGTACACCTACATACTCTGCTTTCAACCGTCTTGTCAGTGTCCTAGCCACTGGCGTAGGAACCTGGTTTTGTTCCATGGCTCAAAAATTTGCGTAAGAGGGCGTGGCATTAAACTGAAATTAGACTGAATATACGCAATCTAATAactaataacaacaatatagTGCGTCACGTCATCTCTAAGTCTAAGTGTGTCTCTATGTTCGTCCTTGATTTTTGTATATCTGCAGGTCAGCTAGAAACTTTCTGGAGTTTTCATTAGTCTGATTTCTCTCAATCACAGCACAAAAAGTTGAGATGGCACGTGCCCCATGCAGTGCCCCGCACTTGCTACGCCTAGTACCTATAGACTCATCCCCAGTCCTCATTCACGctaggttgctacaccacgtgcgctacctgtcatgtgtgtgtcttaAGGCATACAGTAAAAGTCACAAATGAAGGACTGTGGTCTATTTCCAGGGACGGCGAAAGCTCCTTTGGATTGGGGGAGCTAAAATATCGTAACAGACTGCCACCATTTTGATTGTAACTAAATATGGTTGGTTAagtagccagagcagcatgcacaaATGATCACGACAATGTCTATCAAGTGACAAGTGAGTCTACTGCAACAGCATTCAATATTATTTAGTTCTATGCAAGCAACAATACTTCTAGAGTAATCTTTGATCATCGTTGGCTGAAAAAACGTCTCTGGCAGTCGTGGTGCAAATCCATCAGCGGCCCGTGGTTCCTAGGTATGTACTCCCTAGAAATGACGCCTTTATCATCATACATATTAATGGCAACTTCATCTATATAGGATGATCCCATTTTCTCACGTGATCGCTCTTTGCTAAGGGGATTAAATTTTCTTGATCACACCTTGGTGTAGTAGTCGttgtaatcacgtgactaaggATATTTGTATAACAGCATAACGCATATGATAAGAGTATCGTTTGCTCGACACTTCCATCAAAATTTAGGTAAAGTATCTAGTTATCTAAACTATAGCTACAGAAGacctgtgtttgtgtgtgtgtgtgtgtgtgtgtgtgtgtgtgtgtgtgtgtgtgtgtgtgtgtgtgtgtgtgtgtgtgtgtgtgtgtgtgtgtgtgtgtgtgtgtgtgtgcgcgcgcgttcTAGTACACCCAACAAGAGTAACGCCCACCTTCACAAACATACGGGCCTTTGTGTCAGGCGTAAGTCTGATCTACATAGTTTTATGGAAAATTCCTCTATTCCAATGTTGCTTTGAAAAAGCCACTAGAGGAGCTAAGCTTGAAGCAAGCACTAGTCGCTTTGAGCATAATGTACGTGGCACTGCAGTGGAGCTACCTAAAGAAATTCACAGACACCGAGACTAAAAGGACGTTTACAAATGTGTGCTATGGACACTGGGCACTCTAACTGTCGCCACACAAGTATATCGCATTTTTCAGAATGGCCAGTACAGCTGTTGTGTAACTACTTAGAGTTGCAATTGTCTAAGGTTGGACAACTTTCGGTTTCTATCTAGGATTCAGCAACGCTTGTGGACTCACAGGTGACAATTTCATTTTTTCAGCGTTTTTCGTAGTTTTGGTTACAAGCTGCTGGCGAACGTTTCTGATTCGTGACGTTGTCTCCAAAACGCCACAAGAACAGCCTGTCTCTGCTGATTTGGTAGATCATCACACAACAGACGGTACCAGTCAACACTAATTTGTATaacaattattaaaataaacaTGCCAATGTTTACTAAATATAGTACCATACTTTCAAgaattataaataaaatatataaattatttaaattattaaaattgtaatatttaaaatattaaaaattattattcaagttttcaaaaatgtaaatattaaattttagttagcTGTTCAGTGTATGTGCTAAGTCTGTAGGTCAAACGTCTTCAGCTCAAACGAGCAGCCTCCCATCGGACGGATTGCATGGACCCACAAACAGAAGTTCGTCGGAGAGCTGTAGGTGCAGCTGCGAACCTTGATAACAAAGTCAATGACTCGCTGTTGTTGCAGGTATTGTAAAACCCATCTGTTTCTGTACTTAATTGCTTATTCAATATCTAACCCATTTTCTAATCAATAATATCATCACAACCTCCATACATTGATTAGCTGAGACGTTCAGTAGTCTGTGCCTGTTTGATGAAATGTTGAAAGAATTGCCAAGCAGACGTTAGAACTACTCCTTttgtgcattaattaagtaaactcTAGTCTGTCACAGTTGCTGCTATAGTTTGAAACGCATCTTGAATCACATTTACAGCATATCAATAAACCACATTCCAACTCTTAACAATTCATTAGACCTGAACCAGGAGTACAAATACTCTCGAAATAGTAAATCAATTGTTAGACTAAATCTGTAGTAACAGATTGTAAATTGTTGATAATTAATCACCAGTCTTTTTGAGAATGTGGGTTGCAATCCCGCTCCTTTCACCACGTATCATATCCTGCAATGGTGTACACATTTACACTACAAAAACTGTcaat
It contains:
- the LOC134194543 gene encoding adhesion G protein-coupled receptor E2-like, translating into MAATNASAELHVTIRMEILVNWLNINECHDRPYPCDPTSSFCVNTDGSYKCKCRAPCYHSNGDSCQLAKCPDLVLPYHVEIVGGKEVPYINECHDRPCDPTSSYCVNTDGSYKCKCPGLVLPDHVEIVGGKEVPCKTTYEFSCSLGYRLSGPSNITCFAGNWSDAPPSCVDIDECRKKSHVCDRDSHCVNTNGSYKCLCDPCYSWNGDSCEVIQCPSFPPPAHARLKYGGNEGGHTACNTTVRFECLPGYNLSGPSEITCKNTGNWSDALPSCLDINECHDRPYPCDPTSSYCVNTDGSYKLP
- the LOC134194544 gene encoding fibrillin-1-like, whose translation is MPFMLCYADIDECREKSHVCDRDSHCVNTNGSYKCLCDPCYSWNGDSCEVIQCPSFPPPAHARLKYGGNEGGHTACNTTVRFECLPGYNLSGPSEITCKNTGNWSDALPSCLDINECHDRPYPCDPTSSYCVNTDGSYKCKCRAPCYHSNGDSCQLARCPELVLPDHVEIVGGKEAPCRTTYNFECSSGYRLSGPNNITCFAGNWSDAPPSCVDINECHDRPYPCDPTSSYCVNTDGSYKCKCRAPCYHPDGDSCQLAKCPKLVLPDHVEIVGRREVPCKTTFEFACSPEYNLSGPRNITCIAGEWEKGPPSCVGGVVYTVEGRVRDASTKNFISGAVVFLGQRSATSNSEGVFRFSNVPAHNYVLNASADSYVSNSKRLKVTGNIEKGTVADIILTALLESDTWKIVVSWGEEPSDLDAYLVLPDPDSPHVSYNNMTVISKSGMITLDTDSKKKYGHETITITNGVEPGAYGHYVDSYAVPNYDFRKGNGTVELYNGNTKVANIRLPYHSQLKHWVTFQIFTSLKKFQVINEITNDYQDLLADKEKEFRRQQTQG